The nucleotide window ctaaacgtgtccgccgtgaggcgctgccgtcgcctccagcgactgccccgccgcgccgtcaaagcccgttgtccgagcctgagctgcaagccacccaaacagctgcctccgcgcaagctgaagatatcgttggcgaggatgaggatactttcgaggatggagatggcgatccgctgcctgaggatgaggatgagatcgctgctaagggcgctgccggtagtgttgaggatgagggagagccagcgtaccgacgtcaagaaggcactccatggctgcctcgctcatcgcaagcgctagaggatgaggttaatcctgtactgcgcgttaggtggagggcttgccttggtggtgatatggagaaacactttattcctgaagctgccgatagcgagcacggcgtacggctgtactcgctgcatttcgacgacctatggcagtgggtagatgacgttgttgcagaattacggccaaaaagagcgaagatctcatctgtttgcactgttgtttacccagctaagcaggccaaacgcgagcgcgcgataaagcgattgcggcgaggtgttgatgcaacgtggaatagctttcagcgccttgttgtagaggttgataactatgtcagcgagccagtaaacgtcgatttcgagctcatcttggctgaaattccaggggagcagcagccgttgccaacggttgtcgacggtcctcgtcgacgcaccgcaacggtgattcaagaggaggggcttgctggtgtaatagcagctgaacaagcaggtagcgggcatgctattgctatccgggatagatggcgctgtacagatacccattgcgagaactatccttattgctgctggatggcgccaacagcgaggcagccagcgcgcttcgaagatcacctctttgtcaacggcaacattatctccatgtgggcaagagcaattacagcgagaagggcaacgtacgatgagccatctgatgatgtacggcttgcaattttgagagcaaaggacctgcgggtgcatgagaaaacgcgcaagttgcgggcggctggagatggcgacgatgatatcaaaagcttaacaaaactgctcatcgttggacagcttgagcggatgaacaggcaacctcaacaggagtctaacttgcaggcagctgcaccaacgataacaagagctgaggtatctagtgcatctcagtgggcgcctatccgatatgatcatgagcaggagattaacgagcatactagtaatttctttaactaccttaagttaaaatttcctacagttggagaggacattaacgagctttataagactcttgttattgacggagctatggatatcaacctcttgatgcagccatctggtgatatcttgaagttgtggacgcagcatttcaagcagcctcctggctggtttttcacgctacaaaacactgcaaaagaatggcaagctgggtaccagggtctcacagatcgtaactggagacgagtcgaacgttgtaagaaaagagaagagattgcgcgcaagaaattggtggttgaaccgtctagcagtgttgtggaggatgatggcgagaatgcttgaagcttagtggcctgagcgtttttggtgacagcggcccgtgcccgctatagtgttgaggtttttcaggcgtttcaaatgcgctgcaacaatagtctatttggatagccctatgtacaacactacaacgttatgcgattataacaggttaacttcctaagatagttctatatgtatagaaatagctcttatttttttagaattattaaatcgcttttgtgggttgcgcattaaggtgtaatcgttcgcatttgtatggtatcatctacctatagaaacgtactgtggcatccatttaaaagcacaattaatagggatagccacacctatggaaccagcttctgcagttaatattacagcacaccagctgcgctgcatactcaagaaagaccccaaagtcaatgaagttctccgcttgcgctgaattccttttcatccaccccttgagctgcttaaagctcttctcgatggggttgaaatctggtgagtatggcggcagatactcaaggagtactccagcactttggcaaagcacccgtacacgctctgatcgatggatggaggcgttatcaagcacgattactgaggctggccctgggtgaggattgcagaacggcagcacttgaaactctaagaagtcttctaggatctcagatgtaatcgcgccttgaaagatcttatagcttatgtagccatctatcgtcatggctggcagcagcgaccaccgttctgatcgcctgaagctgtgtgatagctccaccggctccccgattggagaccagccatacttgcggtcgcccgtacgctcattgcaggcgctctcgtccaacgcaacgatctgctccgccttatagtgttgcgccatcctggcaagatagaggcggcggagtggctcactctgctcctttgcccgctttgttgcaagcttgcgagaccatctcatcttctctagctctcggtaaacgctcgcaaggcttatcctaacgtcgtactcgtcgtacaagaagtccctc belongs to Pyrenophora tritici-repentis strain M4 chromosome 10, whole genome shotgun sequence and includes:
- a CDS encoding DDE-3 multi-domain protein, with the protein product MPGTGHRLQPAVLQAILDRIAACESDRAISRATGASRNTVAKLRLSLEFWGVPYPPRCVRLGRPSILRQAQREGLQAYLNGSPGAYMDEMRDFLYDEYDVRISLASVYRELEKMRWSRKLATKRAKEQSEPLRRLYLARMAQHYKAEQIVALDESACNERTGDRKYGWSPIGEPVELSHSFRRSERWSLLPAMTIDGYISYKIFQGAITSEILEDFLEFQVLPFCNPHPGPASVIVLDNASIHRSERVRVLCQSAGVLLEYLPPYSPDFNPIEKSFKQLKGWMKRNSAQAENFIDFGVFLEYAAQLVCCNINCRSWFHRCGYPY